Below is a window of marine bacterium B5-7 DNA.
CTTGGTAATATCTGCCATGCGATCTTGCGTAGCACGTTCAACTTTTTTCTTACCATCGTTGATAGCCGCAGCAACTAAGCCTTCTAGCATTTCACGATCGTTCATCGCAGCATCGACAATCTTGACGCGTTTTGCTTCGTTAGAACCGTTATATTCGATTTTCACCATGCCACCACCGGCTTCACCGATGACGGTCATCTCCAGCAAAGATTGTTGTGCGGACTGCATTTTGTCTTGCATTTCTTTGGCTTGTGACATGAGTTGTTCAAAGTTCGCTTTAAAATCCATTGGGATCTCCTCGTTAATGTTATTTGTTTCGCGTTACTATTTCGCTTTGCTTTGTCATCCCGGCCTTGAGCCGGGATCTCCAGCTAGTACGATGTACTATGTATGGTCCACAATTGTAGCATCAAATGTGGATAAAAGGGACTTTACCCCGGGGTCTGTTTCGAATTCTGCACGACTTTCTGCGCGTTTTGCAGCTTCAGCGGCATTTTCTTGTTTGGCAATGCTATTTACCCCTGCATCGGATGGCACAATAGTCACTTGCATTGGTTTACTAAAGTGAGTGGAAACTGCGGTTTTAATGCGTTCAAGTTGGCTTTCATTCAGAAAAGGGGCATGTGCGTTATCAATTGTTAAACTGAGAGCGGTATCCGTTAATTGATCCATCGCACAATGGGTCAAAATCGACATAGCCATCCCATCGACCTTCAGCTGTTTACACAGCGTCTGCCATTCACTGTCCGCTGGATTGTCGACAGTGGGGGCTGGTGTTGCTGATTTTGGTTCTGGTTCTGGTTCTGGCGCTGGCGCTGTTGCCGCCACCGCAGTAGCAGCGACGGGTTTAGCTGGCGACTTTTTTGCGAGGGGTTTCTCTATCGGTTGCGCATTACCTTGCTCTGGTGAGAAGGCCAACATGCGAAGTAATGTCATCTCAAATCCAACACGCGGGCTAGGCGCTAAATTTAAATCACGTTTGCCATGTAAGGCTATTTGATAAAACAATTGCACATCAGCTTTTGAAAAAGCATTAGAAAATGCTTGCAAGCTTGGGTGTTGCTTTGCGTGCGAAGGCACCGCTTGGCTCAAACTAATATGATGCAATGCTTCTAGCAGACTATCTAGTACTTGTGAAAACTGTGTGCCTTGTTCCGTGAGTGCAGCGCTCGTTGCAAGCAGGGCTTCCATATTATCGTCAGCCAAGTGTTGCAATAAATCAATAATTGCTTGGTCAGAAACACAACCTAACATGGTGTTGATGTTGTCTGAGGTAATCGCATCTGCACTATAGGCAAGCGCTTGTTCGCACAAGCTCAGTGCGTCGCGCATACTGCCGTTGGCAGCTTTTGCTAATGTTGTTGAAGCCTGTGTTTCTAGGGTAAAACCATCAGTTTTTGCAATGTGCTGTAATTGTTTGTCGATGATTTCTTCAGGCAAGTTCCTTAAGTGAAACTGCAAGCAACGGGATAAGACGGTTACGGGTAATTTATGTGGATCCGTTGTCGCGAGTAAAAACTTCACATGCTCGGGTGGTTCTTCCAGTGTTTTTAATAAAGCATTAAAGCTGTGCCCCGATAACATGTGGACCTCATCGATGAGGTAAATCTTAAAGCGACCTTGGCTTGGTAAATATTGTACGTTATCAAGCAAGTCTCGCGTGTCTTCGACTTTCGTTCGTGATGCAGCATCGATTTCTAGTAAGTCAGGAAAGCGGCCCGCATCGATTGCTTGGCAAGTATCGCATTGTCCGCAAGGGTTGGCGGTAATACCTGTTTCGCAAGTTAAGCCTTTCG
It encodes the following:
- the dnaZX gene encoding DNA polymerase III subunit gamma/tau, which produces MVMWLVAASQSGTDHMAHQVLARKWRPHTFDALVGQSTTVQALQHALERDQLHHAYLFTGTHGVGKTTVARIFAKGLTCETGITANPCGQCDTCQAIDAGRFPDLLEIDAASRTKVEDTRDLLDNVQYLPSQGRFKIYLIDEVHMLSGHSFNALLKTLEEPPEHVKFLLATTDPHKLPVTVLSRCLQFHLRNLPEEIIDKQLQHIAKTDGFTLETQASTTLAKAANGSMRDALSLCEQALAYSADAITSDNINTMLGCVSDQAIIDLLQHLADDNMEALLATSAALTEQGTQFSQVLDSLLEALHHISLSQAVPSHAKQHPSLQAFSNAFSKADVQLFYQIALHGKRDLNLAPSPRVGFEMTLLRMLAFSPEQGNAQPIEKPLAKKSPAKPVAATAVAATAPAPEPEPEPKSATPAPTVDNPADSEWQTLCKQLKVDGMAMSILTHCAMDQLTDTALSLTIDNAHAPFLNESQLERIKTAVSTHFSKPMQVTIVPSDAGVNSIAKQENAAEAAKRAESRAEFETDPGVKSLLSTFDATIVDHT
- a CDS encoding nucleoid-associated protein, with amino-acid sequence MDFKANFEQLMSQAKEMQDKMQSAQQSLLEMTVIGEAGGGMVKIEYNGSNEAKRVKIVDAAMNDREMLEGLVAAAINDGKKKVERATQDRMADITKGMQLPEGFQMPGIADDDKGKDGA